The Sesamum indicum cultivar Zhongzhi No. 13 linkage group LG2, S_indicum_v1.0, whole genome shotgun sequence genome contains a region encoding:
- the LOC105156675 gene encoding F-box protein SKIP14-like codes for MALNYSQRPLFPALVSEDNLVSPMRIVNGYCIEGVPEKNREGYARPWRASQGVTDDWHFNCGRDRVDCYCSKESNSKDIVDLLPSDPFGMDIKTTFTAISGWLEDLEVEYGGYVKRDTGKTSQDNYGLFAGWNLIWNNSLKFQSFPSNFQFNEKLNNGFQSFPSNTQVYQKPDVGVHSLPSCVQGNEKLDVAGNVDQIGEEKDIGDALAPYEFGFQLACNRRDNVGYNNESTCCSSEQQCCEKVEDATESDSVPHEALILALSYLGVNDLLSVERVCRSLCSTVQGDPLLWMSIHIDQPLNERITDALLLQLALRAQGHLQCLSLVECPKITDDGVRRILEINPRLTKLCVPGCTRLTIEGILNSIKVHNSKKDVPGIKLLRIGGLYGVTYEHFEELKLLLGTERHRKGSYHKPHFYHRGNFYLPYDDDRTIDIEMCPRCEKFRLIYDCPAEGCQVTDKTSLLCRACTLCIARCAQCGRCINDNEYEETFCLELLCSDCFKQPLNYQHRLDKKIDPHGALREPSYHFSHHA; via the exons ATGGCCTTGAACTATTCACAACGACCCTTATTTCCAGCACTTGTTTCTGAAGATAATTTGGTGTCACCTATGAGGATTGTGAATGGGTATTGTATTGAGGGTGTTCCAGAGAAGAATAGGGAAGGCTATGCGAGGCCATGGCGTGCCAGCCAAGGAGTGACAGATGATTGGCATTTCAATTGTGGGAGGGATAGAGTTGATTGTTACTGCTCTAAAGAGTCGAATTCCAAAGATATTGTTGACCTTTTGCCCTCCGATCCATTCGGGATGGATATAAAGACTACTTTCACAGCTATTTCGGGATGGCTTGAGGATTTGGAGGTTGAATATGGAGGATATGTGAAGAGGGATACTGGAAAGACTAGTCAGGATAATTATGGTTTATTTGCTGGATGGAATCTAATTTGGAATAATTCATTAAAGTTCCAATCATTTCCCAGTAACTTTCAGTTTAATGAGAAACTGAATAATGGTTTTCAATCCTTCCCAAGCAATACTCAGGTTTATCAGAAACCTGATGTGGGTGTCCATTCCTTGCCAAGTTGTGTTCAGGGTAATGAGAAATTGGATGTTGCAGGCAATGTGGATCAAATCGGGGAAGAGAAAGATATTGGGGATGCATTAGCCCCATATGAGTTTGGATTTCAACTGGCCTGCAACAGGAGGGACAATGTGGGGTACAACAATGAGAGTACTTGCTGCAGTTCTGAGCAGCAATGTTGTGAAAAAGTGGAGGATGCTACTGAATCTGACAGTGTGCCCCATGAAGCTTTGATTTTGGCTCTTAGCTATCTCGGAGTTAATGACCTTTTGTCGGTGGAAAGGGTTTGCAGGTCCTTATGTTCCACTGTCCAGGGTGATCCCTTGTTGTGGATGAGCATCCACATCGATCAGCCTCTTAATGAAAGGATCACGGATGCTCTTCTTTTGCAATTGGCTTTGAGGGCTCAAGGTCACCTGCAATGCCTGAGTTTAGTGGAGTGCCCCAAAATCACAGATGATGGTGTGAGGCGCATACTTGAAATCAATCCACGATTAACTAAG TTGTGTGTTCCTGGCTGCACAAGGCTCACTATTGAAGGGATATTGAATAGTATAAAGGTTCATAACTCTAAGAAAGATGTTCCGGGTATAAAGCTCCTCAGAATTGGTGGGCTTTACGGCGTTACATACGAACATTTTGAAGAGTTGAAGTTGTTACTGGGTACTGAGCGCCACAGGAAAGGAAGTTATCACAAGCCACATTTCTATCATCGAGGAAATTTTTatcttccatatgatgatgatCGGACGATAGATATTGAAATGTGTCCAAGATGCGAGAAATTCAGGTTGATATATGATTGTCCAGCTGAGGGTTGCCAGGTTACAGATAAGACGTCTCTTCTTTGCAGAGCATGCACACTTTGCATAGCCAGGTGTGCTCAATGTGGCAGGTGTATTAATGACAATGAATATGAGGAAACTTTCTGTTTGGAATTGCTATGTTCAGATTGTTTTAAGCAGCCGCTCAATTACCAACACAGGCTGGATAAGAAGATTGATCCCCATGGGGCTTTACGTGAGCCAAGTTATCACTTCAGTCACCATGCATAG